A window of Gossypium hirsutum isolate 1008001.06 chromosome D13, Gossypium_hirsutum_v2.1, whole genome shotgun sequence genomic DNA:
tttaatgacatttcaacaaaattttttaagtcattaatacataattttgataattttttaatcctGAAcccaaaccttaaaccttaaacctcaaACCCCAAATGCAAAACTCAAAACTTAAACTCTAAACTCCAAATTTCGAATCCCGACCCTAAATCTTGAATCATTCAAGATAAAATACCTTGAAATTAAATAAAGGTTGTAATAggccatttttgcccgggcccaacaaaagaaaacaaacacaaaataaaaatcccaaaCATTTATAGCAAAGCCCAAATCTACAATGGCCCAATATGACCCAAATCAACCCTAGCCCATAACCTAAACTAGTAATAGAAACCCTAACCTACCCTAGCCACCAATTGCTCTGCCACCTCTGCCACCGCTGCTTTTCCCATGTCAAcgccgcacctagggtcttctGACCTCTGCCACCGCCAGTCTGACGTCACCTGCAGCACCGCCCCCTCCACTTGCACCTGTAAAAGAAGAAACAACaatatagaaaaatagaaaaaactcTATAAAAATGGCTAAATAAGCCATGAAAATTATTGTAATAGGAGGTTcttgttttttttctctcttctggaatagaaaaaaaaaacaatcaataaaaaaagagttaaaaaaaaCAGCAAAAGCAGATAAACAAATAAATCTAAAAggtattctatttcattcttattttttttattacaaaattttttcccctttttatacatatatatattggaaaCTATAAAAGAAGAAATCCAAAAGGATTTTTTTGGAGAagaaaggatttttttttaaaatgaaagctgaaatgaattttttggaaaaatttgtcTTAAATAGGCctctaaaacgacgccgttttggtcaGGCCTCTCAGGcaccaaaatgacgtcgttttgtgCTTGACCCGCGCGCCGACCCAACCCGCTCTTAGGATCCACATGTTTTTAAtagaagggctaattgcacctttagcccttccgctttttaattattttacaatttcgattttttttattttttgaatttttaccCTATAATTTTTTTCGATTACATTTTAGCCCATATTTTAACGACACCGTTTTGGACGCCTTGATAAATTTCCTTTTTGGTCCCTCTCCTTTCGCGTgcgttacaatttaatcctttattttgttttcatttctgaTTTCACTAGATTATTTTAGTCTTTaatgtataatatataatttttggcttttactagattattttccttatatatatattattttattttatattttatatttttatttatccatttcaatACATAGTTATTACTTCTTGATGCTTTAGTATTTAAAATTGTCTTCATAtcgtattatatatatatatatatattttttttcatttcatttctatatttttatttattttattattattattaaactattttacttaatatttatttatttatttatgtgtccattattattatttaaaaatattttagtttttattcgtttatttattatatatatatgattggtttgtcttgattttttattatttatcttatttttatttttgctcgtattatttttatttacattatcGCATTTATTATTATTCTGTTATGCATATTAACATCGTACTTTGTTTTTACCAATTCGTGTTACATTAATTTTTCTCGATACATAAATTatgactttaaaataaataacactCCGTATTTTGAGATTCGAAAAGGTTGTACCGTAACTTACGGAGTTTCGATTTTCTCGACAAATCCAAATATACGAACCCTTTTTTTAACATAAGTTTTttaacgatctcgggaattaataaaagatcgtgtttaataaaagatcgtgttctaacttacgggacatgatttcttttctaaaatcgagataatcgaatatctttcaaataagtaaatttttaggCATTTATTCTTgtatcgggaatttgagacattgtgtccAAACTTACGGGAcataattctttttctcgattaacgtaaaatatgccaattttctcgaaaatttttaatattttaacaaaagatcatattttaaatctctttaaagttttcaattctcgacactaagacactaattaatcaactaggtaccaattttgggtgttacgagggtgctaattcttcctcgtatgtaaccgactcccgaacccgtttttcagaatttcgcagaccaaaagcgttgttttaataaatccaaACCGTTTATTAAACAACCGTTttatgaggtgacccgatcacacctcatcaaaaaaaattggtgacgactcccatgttcgttttcgttttcaaaaccaaagtcaaccccgtttttaaaaaatggtttgaaCAAAGGTAAAATACTTCTAGGCAACCCTAAATGGCCCAAAATTAAATAGCCCAtattcaatttcacttttttttttaaaaaaaaatcttaatagcttaaaataatttttaatcataTAGTAGAAATTTAGATTAAAACCTTTTATAACCAATAAAATAGTGATATATGTccaatcaagaaaaaaaatatttttatgttttttgaaatCAACAAATATTTAGTGTCACATTAGTAATTTAACATGAATAGTCAATGACTctcataaaaaaagaaagaaagggagttatatagttaaaaaaaaaaggaaatttaagAAGTTACATGAAAATAATCTATTAGTTCAAGGACTTGTAAGTATATTAGTGAGTAAATGAAGTTGGCCACAGTttctatttaatagtaattttaatataatatctcAAACTATTCATAATCCCAAcctttaaatatgaaaataatacacTTCAACCCATTCAATATTATGTACTCTCACATAAAGTAAGGATAAATCTACTAGTTATgacataaatattaaaacttgATAATTACGTTGGGTTATAGCTATGTGTACAGCAATGATAGGAGAGTAAAAAGTCATGTTCCATGCTATCAACTATCTTCTTCATAATGAATGAACAAAAAAGACAGATGAAagctttcattttttatttacaaagAATAGTTATGTTTACCAACAAAATTAAGCTTTGATTTCAGTATATATGCTTTATTTTCAGCATTTGATTCACACTTTAAAATACTTTTcaaccttttgttttttttttgcacagCTGCAACATTTTTCGTCTTTTCTGATATTATTTATGATTCACATAGAGTAGAATCCAACAGCTTTCGGCCAAAACGAAACGCAAGGAAAGACACTAAAGTATCCATCTATGAATGGTTGATGAATCTGTTCTTTATATTACATATCGAGTGACGCTAGGAAAGGAGACGCGCATGAGCTAAGCAGTTCACATTACCTGCTGCTGATATAACCTTAAAATATTTCCTTCCCTTTCGCTATTCTTTTCCATGATCCTATCCATGTCCAGGGTGAGGCATGGGGCTGATACCAATGTGGTGGGTTATGTATCGCTTTCGGTTGTACTCACCGATATATATGCACCATTTTAgaatagttatttttttaatttcgcaCGGGTAAAGcttttattttgtatttgttaTATCGATTCATTATGTCTAATTTCGATTGCACCAATCAATACATCAAtagtattaaaaattatataaaatattattttttgtcaattttaagTTGTTTTAAGGTAAAGTACAAAAAAGATAGTTAAAATAGTGTCTTTGTTCTATTTTGGATCTTGAACTATTAAGTTTTTcgatttaatcattaaaatttttgaaatcaaATATTTTGGTTACTCTTTCGATAGTTGCCATTAGATGGGTGATAGAAGGCTAATGTGAGCCTTTTTTATtagtctaataacaaatttagcctttcaatgtttacatattctatcatatgttaaatataaaatactcaacaaatttagcctcaatgtttgcaaaatttatcatttagtttcaattataaaaaattttagtaaatttaacccttaacatttacatGATTTGTCGGTTTAACTTTGTTGAAAAGCAACACCAAAGCTACAACCAAAGCTACAAATTAGACAAATACCACAAAAAATAACTAGGACTACAACCGGGTATAAATTGTATTTATACAGGGGCTACGTTTGATGTCTGATTATTGGTGTTTTGCTCAACTTATGCATGCATTAACATTCCACCATTaagttttttgtttaaaaaatgtttttactTGGCAAGTAcattaaaaaatggttttgagaTGTGTTGTTGCATACTTAATTGAATGTGGAGAGGAAAGAAAGTTCTGAAAGAAATGCTCAGAGTTGAAGAATTGCTGTTGTTAATAATGGTATGAAAGCAAATGCTTAGAGACTTTATTCATAATAGTAGGATTTGATATGAACATGTTAAAGGTTTTGACATAAATTTAAGCCTTTGAGTGATGACATAGATGGATAATTTGGTTGCATGCAAATCATAAACTTCATGATTTAACATGCTTTCAACGTTTGATTTGATTTTAGAATAACATGTGATGATGAAGGAGAACGAGCAAGTCGCATGGTATACAAGGGATACAATAGAGACATAATTGCATTCATATCCAGATGTAGTCCTAGTTATGTTTGTGGTATCTGTCTCTGTAGCATTGGTATAGCTTTTCAACaaagtttataaatatttgagtgttaaatttattcataaaatatggattctaattatttatacataaaatttggtttttattagAACTATGTTGAGCATCACTTTTCCGCTGCATTATTACGTAAGTAGGCTTTGAAAAACATTTAACTTGACAAACACTTTTATAAATTAATCGTTAAAAGCAATTAATTTTGAAACTAAATCACAATCTTTTTGAAACTTGCTAACTTTTCTTCAGAAAGTAAAATGGATGTTTTAAACAACTGTTTTAAACTCAGATAGTTCCATTAGGCCATTTTGGTGGTCAATGTAATCTTTCGAATTCGAGTTTAGTGTCTAGGCTGGGTTGGAGaggttatatttagtggtatcagagcttaaattttttaaactcgGACTGTAAATTTTTAAGTGAGTCTACATGCATGCCATACAAAGGGGTATTTTGAGAAAAATCATGTCACCAGCTTTTACTGAAATCCTTAACTACCTTTTTTTTGAATATGCCAATGTAGAGAGATTAGAAAACTTACCAACATGCAAGATTTCCAATTTCTAAGACTAAATCCTTAGTCTCTCCCCCTTCACGCACGGATATTTCACAATCTTTCTCTCTTCCATGACGAACCAGAGAAAAGAAGAATAGAAAACAAAAGAATCATCACTTTTTCGCTACATTATttattagaggtgtgcatgggccaggccgggctcaactaaaaatttaggcccgtttgcTAGGCCCAGGCTCAacccgaaaaatgggcctaaaattttgcccaagctcgacacggataaaaatgttaaaacccggGCCTGACCTGAcccgcccatattattttttatataattttaaaaaatatataatacatcaaaataaatatttcccaacaaattgaaaataaattttaaaaaatatgtatacttaaataatactaagatagatgcaacttaacaagcaaatacctctaaaataataacaaaattaacaataaaataaattttatacaatatccaaacagtaacaacaaaatagtagcaacataatagtaaaatagtagcaaaatagaaagaaaataatattaaaaaacaaaacaaaaaatttttgtcctttagtgaatttggGCTAGGCctaggccaaaaatgccttacccgaggcccaactcttttttaaacgggccttatttttttgtccaaacctatttttcgagcctatatttttgcccaaaccctcccacatttcagACGGGTCTTCAGGCTGGGCCAGATTGCCCGACTCATGAACAGGTCTAATTATTATGTAAGTAGGCTTTGAAAAACATTTAACTTGACAaacacttttaaaatttaatcgcTAAAAGTAATTAGTTTTGAAATTAAATCACAACCTTTTTGAAACCTGCTAACTTTTCTTCAAAAAGTAAAATAGATGTTTTAAACAACTGTTTTAAAGTCTGATAGTTCTGTTAGGTCATTTCAGTGGTCAATGTAATCTTTCAAATTCGGGCTTAACATCTAAGTCGGGTTGGGGAGACTACATTTGGTGCTATCAAAGCCtagattttctaaactcagactGTGGATTTTTTAGTGAGTTTGCATGCATGTCATACGAAGGGGTGTTTTGATAAAAATCATGCCACAAGTTTTTACTGAAATCCTTAACTAgctgcttctttttttttcttcagtcTGCATGCATGCAAGGTTTTCAATTTCTAAGACTAAATCCTTAGTCTCTCCCCCTTCATGCAAGAACATTTCTCAATCTTTCTCTCTTCCATGACGAGCTAGAGAAAATAAgaacataaaaacaaaaaaatcgtCCTCGAAGAAGAATGCTTATCCTATATATATAGATCTTCCAACCCCTATCACCAAGATCAATTCACAGCCACCTAGAAATACCTTAATCATCATGTCTCTCAGTAACTTATTTCTAATTCATAACCAACTGGACTATGGTTGAAATCCAACTTTACCTCAACTAGCCCGCTACTTGTTCTTGTTTGCAAAAAGAACCCGCTAGATTAGAGAACCTTTCAATTTAGTACACCAAACTCTTTTGCTACTTAAGACCTTATAAATTCGGGTGTGATAGGCAAATTCGTAAATTATCGTTACATTCCTAGGAAAGTACTTAGTGAACCAAACGTAATAATGTaattttcctaatattttaatcaatacctTTCGATATATACcaaatattataaagtaacattTCTGATAATCACATTTCCAACAATGACATTTAAAGGAATCACATTCCATTATAATCATAACATGGAAACCACCAAATGCTACCTTAAAATAAATTCTACAAAAACATAGTCAGCATTCGTAATTGTAAAGGTCATCCTTATATTTAACAGTTTCTTTTAACTTcaccattatttttattattatttcaattgcatttttattatctgtactttttaaaaaaaataaaatagttatctCATGTTAgatttaagttatttaaaaaaaaggtaatatAGTAATAgtcttaattgatataatattacataataaagttggatttttttatatttaattaattgagtcGATGTTAAGTTAACTAATGATACCATCTCAATcaatcatttttattcaaactagATTATGATATACCCATGggtgaaaaaaattatgtaaaaatatatttattaaatgtttttagttaaaaCGGTAAAGTCGAAGATTTACATCCTTAGTGTCTTTTTACTTCAAATCCTATCCTGTGcaagtttttattaatttatagaaatataaaaagataaaaatacctTTAGAATGATGTAACTTTTATTGTAAAAAGgaatgatttttgataaattcatAACTGAGTTGGCACTCAGTGAACGAGTGACACCAACTCAGCCGACACTTTACTATTAACTAGATTATGACACACTCATGATGTGAGTGGAaatatttatgttaatatatatataaaagttaataTGACTTAGTTGAAATGATTAAATAAGATAATGAAAATATATCTTGAGTTTAAATCTCAcaattttcattatatttatatttatatatatatatatataattaaacaaatataatGAAAATGATAAGTTCATTACTTATAAAAGGACTGACTTTTTGGTAGTACTTTCATATTAAGTTGAAATTTAGTTGATGGGTGACACTAATCCAAGTTAAATCTCATTCACTTAACAACACCAACTCCATTAAAAACTTAATATATACCACAAATATAGATATTGATTCTAAATTATAACTATATCTAGAGAATTAagtaataaacaaattaaaatattactcCAGAGtgacaataaaaatatatattttttgatattgAATCAATTAGAAAAACGTGgccataaaatatattaaatattattgaaaatattatttgataagGATAATTATTATGATTTGCAATAAATTATCTAAAATGGAAAAAACCTGTAAATTTTAATCCAAAGTGCTTATTAATATACCTgtgatttttagttattttttatctcacactataatatttatttttatttttattgttgtttttattttattggtaGATAAATGTACGGTGATCCAAATCCACCGGtgtcagattttttttttaaaaaaactggaAAACCAACTTTATATCCATCCTTGCGTAAATTCGTAGAGCAAATATGCAGAATCATCATGATACATGTCCTCATATTCCAAAAGCATCTCAAATCCACCCTTTTCCAAGGATGATGTATTGTCTGCAACAAAGGGTTGACTCCAGAAATCTCCACTGCTTTCAGCTTTATTGAAGCTGAACATAGATCCACTGCCGGAGCTGAAGGAGGACTGTTCAGTACGTGTAGATGTTGCTGGAGACAAAGGTGAACTCTCTAAGATCATGTTGTCGGGAGTATCAACAAGGATGCTATTGCTTTCATCTTCACCTTCACCTTCACCTTCACAAATATTCTCATACCGGGTGGCTTCACTTTGCCAACAATCAGACTTTTCTTTCTCATCACGCTTTGTACGTTTCTTTAGATGAGCGTGCCACTGGTTTTTTATTTCATTGTCTGTTCGTCCTGGAAAACTTTTAGCTATGGTGGACCATCTGTAATATATACACATAAGGTTAAAAAATATTC
This region includes:
- the LOC107939732 gene encoding transcription factor MYB14 translates to MVRAPFYDKNGMKKGEWSAEEDHKLRSYIQRYGHWNWRELPKYAGLKRCGKSCRLRWMNYLRPELKRGNFTEEEDALIIKLHDEMGNRWSTIAKSFPGRTDNEIKNQWHAHLKKRTKRDEKEKSDCWQSEATRYENICEGEGEGEDESNSILVDTPDNMILESSPLSPATSTRTEQSSFSSGSGSMFSFNKAESSGDFWSQPFVADNTSSLEKGGFEMLLEYEDMYHDDSAYLLYEFTQGWI